In Methanosarcina siciliae T4/M, one genomic interval encodes:
- a CDS encoding helix-turn-helix domain-containing protein, whose product MANSIHEMIRASFRCEDMVKCVLGLKSLDIDAYKALLMHGPLTAEKLGEILNRERSTAYRSLQNLIACGIVYRETRSINSGGYYYEYVAIEPQEMKQMVKKNVDEWYSQMNELIEKMDDKVSALVMRMDDEEN is encoded by the coding sequence ATGGCGAATTCTATTCACGAGATGATCAGAGCAAGCTTCAGATGCGAAGACATGGTAAAATGTGTACTCGGGCTGAAGTCCCTTGACATCGATGCATACAAAGCTCTACTCATGCATGGTCCCCTGACCGCAGAAAAATTGGGAGAGATACTCAACAGGGAAAGAAGCACCGCATACCGTTCCCTGCAGAACCTTATAGCCTGTGGAATAGTTTACAGGGAAACACGATCCATTAACAGTGGGGGTTACTACTACGAATATGTAGCTATCGAACCCCAGGAAATGAAACAGATGGTAAAGAAAAACGTTGACGAATGGTACAGCCAGATGAACGAGCTGATCGAAAAAATGGATGACAAAGTAAGCGCTCTCGTCATGCGTATGGACGATGAGGAAAACTGA
- a CDS encoding Lrp/AsnC family transcriptional regulator, with product MDEMIRHILEVLENDARASPEEIAALTGMSAHEVSQTIAKLEETGVIRHYKTIVDWDLIGENYVYAVIELKVTLERNQGYQAIAERIYKFPEVRSVRLLSGDYDISLTVRGKSMKDVAFFVAEKIATLDQVQSTATHFVLKTYKEDGVILHEPESIKRLPVSF from the coding sequence ATGGACGAAATGATTCGACATATACTGGAAGTTCTTGAGAATGATGCCCGAGCAAGTCCGGAAGAAATTGCAGCCCTTACAGGAATGTCTGCACATGAAGTTTCCCAGACGATTGCAAAGCTTGAAGAAACAGGGGTTATCCGGCACTACAAGACTATAGTTGATTGGGACCTGATCGGGGAAAACTATGTTTACGCCGTAATTGAGTTGAAGGTCACTCTCGAGCGTAATCAGGGCTACCAGGCAATTGCAGAAAGGATCTATAAGTTCCCGGAAGTCAGGTCTGTCAGGCTTCTGTCCGGGGACTACGATATCTCCCTTACCGTCAGGGGGAAGTCAATGAAGGATGTGGCTTTTTTTGTGGCAGAAAAAATCGCTACCCTTGACCAGGTTCAGAGTACGGCCACACATTTCGTGCTGAAGACCTATAAAGAAGACGGAGTAATCCTTCACGAACCGGAGTCTATTAAGAGGTTACCGGTCTCGTTTTAA
- a CDS encoding SufB/SufD family protein, with translation MTQVTLNTLSREAEDITSAYTAAGGDASVLHNHGLSSLVISGNKVLSANATEGVVLEKKETEHGVDIKLTIKKGYKIPLPVHLCFGLVPKDGVQEINMDFVAEEDSAVELIAHCTFPNAEKVIHKMDAEMLIGKNASLKYTETHFHGPHGGIQVLPKAHIKIEEGGSYYTNFSLISGRVGYLEFDYDVDAEKDSICEMVTKVYGKADDKIKVLEKIALNGENARSVIKSRIAITDNAESVFRGITEGHAPRARGHVDCMEVIQGNAKAEAVPIVRVDNPLAKVTHEAAIGCVDKKEVETLMARGLEEDDAIDIIVKGMLA, from the coding sequence ATGACTCAGGTTACATTGAATACGCTTTCCAGAGAAGCAGAAGACATAACCTCGGCCTACACAGCAGCAGGAGGGGACGCTTCAGTCCTGCATAACCACGGGCTTTCAAGTCTTGTGATAAGCGGGAACAAAGTGCTCAGTGCAAATGCGACCGAAGGTGTAGTGCTTGAGAAGAAAGAAACCGAACACGGTGTGGACATAAAACTAACCATCAAAAAAGGATATAAAATCCCCCTGCCTGTCCACCTCTGCTTCGGACTGGTCCCTAAAGACGGAGTGCAGGAAATCAATATGGACTTCGTAGCCGAAGAAGACTCGGCTGTGGAACTTATCGCCCACTGCACCTTCCCGAACGCTGAAAAGGTTATCCATAAAATGGATGCTGAGATGCTTATCGGAAAGAACGCATCCCTGAAATACACCGAGACCCATTTCCACGGCCCTCACGGCGGAATTCAGGTACTCCCGAAAGCCCACATAAAAATAGAAGAAGGGGGCAGCTATTACACGAACTTTTCCCTTATCTCCGGAAGGGTAGGGTACCTGGAATTCGATTACGACGTGGACGCCGAAAAAGACTCGATCTGCGAGATGGTCACCAAGGTCTACGGAAAAGCGGACGACAAAATAAAAGTCCTTGAAAAGATCGCTCTTAATGGAGAAAACGCACGCAGCGTCATAAAAAGCCGGATTGCCATAACCGACAATGCAGAGTCCGTATTCAGGGGAATAACCGAAGGACATGCCCCCAGAGCTCGCGGACACGTTGACTGTATGGAGGTCATCCAGGGCAATGCAAAAGCTGAAGCTGTACCGATCGTCAGGGTGGACAATCCTCTTGCCAAGGTCACGCATGAAGCTGCTATCGGCTGTGTGGACAAAAAGGAAGTCGAAACCCTTATGGCCCGCGGACTTGAAGAGGACGATGCAATAGATATCATAGTAAAGGGAATGCTGGCTTAA
- a CDS encoding aminotransferase class I/II-fold pyridoxal phosphate-dependent enzyme, whose protein sequence is MRPPCDPSKFVAEAVKSIPPSGIRRFFDLVSELEDIISLGVGEPDFITPWHIREMCIHSLEKGQTSYTSNYGLPELRDELARTYYKRYGLDYNPGSEILVTTGVSEALDIAIRAVINPGEEVIVVQPSYVAYIPSVILAGGKPVIVSTHRDDDFSLTAEALKPAISSKTKAIVLNFPNNPTGAIMEQEGMEDIADLVVENDLFVISDEVYECLTYGGNHVPFSSLEGMKERTVMLNGFSKAYAMTGLRLGFAMGAQDIIHSMMMIHQYSMLCAPITAQVGAIEALRNGNEEMERMIREYDRRRRFIVKGFNSIGLECCNPRGAFYAFPYVGDTGLSSSDFAERLLQEKKVVTIPGDVFGEAGEGFLRCAYAASLDDIKKAIERMGDFVEELKQ, encoded by the coding sequence TTGAGACCTCCATGCGATCCTTCAAAATTCGTTGCGGAAGCTGTAAAGAGTATCCCTCCGTCAGGAATACGTCGTTTTTTCGATCTGGTTTCCGAACTTGAGGATATTATCTCCCTGGGTGTAGGAGAACCCGATTTCATTACTCCCTGGCATATCCGTGAGATGTGTATCCACTCGCTCGAAAAAGGGCAGACTTCATATACCTCAAACTACGGACTTCCGGAACTCAGAGACGAACTTGCAAGAACCTATTACAAACGCTACGGTCTGGACTACAACCCGGGATCCGAAATCCTTGTCACCACGGGAGTAAGCGAAGCGCTTGACATAGCAATCAGGGCCGTGATCAATCCCGGCGAAGAGGTAATTGTGGTTCAGCCCTCATACGTGGCATACATCCCTTCTGTGATTCTGGCAGGAGGGAAGCCTGTTATTGTTTCTACTCACAGGGACGACGATTTCAGCCTTACTGCAGAAGCTCTGAAACCTGCAATTTCCAGCAAAACGAAGGCAATCGTCCTTAATTTCCCAAACAACCCAACTGGCGCAATCATGGAACAGGAGGGAATGGAGGATATCGCTGACCTTGTTGTTGAGAACGATTTATTTGTTATCTCAGACGAGGTTTACGAATGCCTGACTTATGGAGGCAACCATGTTCCTTTCTCATCGCTTGAAGGTATGAAGGAAAGGACTGTCATGCTGAACGGCTTTTCCAAAGCTTATGCAATGACAGGGCTTAGACTGGGCTTTGCAATGGGAGCTCAGGATATTATCCATTCTATGATGATGATCCACCAGTACTCCATGCTCTGTGCGCCCATTACTGCTCAGGTAGGCGCAATTGAAGCCCTGCGCAATGGTAATGAAGAAATGGAGCGGATGATCCGGGAATATGACCGGCGCAGGCGTTTCATCGTAAAAGGGTTTAACAGCATAGGGCTTGAATGCTGCAACCCCAGAGGCGCTTTTTATGCTTTCCCTTATGTGGGGGATACGGGCCTATCCTCTTCTGACTTTGCGGAACGTCTCCTGCAGGAAAAGAAGGTTGTTACAATTCCCGGAGATGTTTTTGGAGAAGCAGGTGAAGGTTTCCTGCGGTGCGCTTATGCGGCGTCTCTTGATGACATAAAAAAAGCAATCGAGAGAATGGGAGATTTTGTAGAAGAGTTAAAACAGTGA
- a CDS encoding DUF5591 domain-containing protein has protein sequence MKPIIPEEERSKEPLDTERIIYHPDMVRANDWVINEYEAPLRELCIFVPCAKRKPYHESPSHKKFDRIIFGLVNPEGVHIVTFGTCGIAPRELDTEYPFMNYTFMMGKCNVTKIKRDFIKIESERIAAYLEKTRANYRHRIAYCIGDFRTAMEKALEMVDIKVDIVPRESTIQRMIQPNKPFIYNSLSSKEYLQDFSDAITDAFGLPRREVGLKEDISVDDTDWYVL, from the coding sequence ATGAAGCCCATTATCCCCGAAGAGGAACGTTCCAAAGAGCCTCTCGATACCGAGAGAATAATTTACCATCCTGATATGGTAAGAGCCAATGACTGGGTTATCAATGAGTATGAAGCTCCTTTAAGGGAGCTATGTATTTTCGTTCCCTGCGCCAAGAGAAAGCCTTACCATGAAAGCCCTTCTCATAAAAAATTTGACCGGATAATTTTCGGGCTCGTAAATCCAGAGGGCGTACATATAGTGACCTTCGGGACCTGCGGGATCGCCCCCCGGGAACTTGATACCGAGTACCCTTTCATGAACTACACTTTCATGATGGGAAAATGTAATGTAACGAAAATCAAGAGAGATTTCATAAAAATAGAAAGTGAAAGGATTGCTGCCTATCTTGAAAAGACAAGGGCAAACTACAGGCATAGGATAGCCTATTGTATCGGGGATTTTCGGACTGCAATGGAAAAAGCCCTGGAGATGGTGGACATTAAAGTGGATATTGTCCCGAGGGAATCAACCATTCAGAGGATGATCCAGCCCAACAAACCCTTCATTTATAACAGTCTCTCCTCTAAAGAGTACCTGCAGGACTTCTCCGATGCAATCACTGATGCTTTCGGGCTTCCCAGGCGGGAAGTCGGCTTAAAGGAAGACATTTCCGTGGACGACACTGACTGGTATGTCCTGTAA